The proteins below come from a single Chryseobacterium nepalense genomic window:
- a CDS encoding ribokinase, translating into MNFSSDHPQIIVVGSSSIDLVLETEKVPGKNETVIATHSESFFGGKGANQAVGTARLGASVYFVGCVGQDPVGQQIMRNMISENVNVDFVFETDQDASGTAYVTASHGNSAIVVVPAANNYLNTKHVESADRYFQTADLILLQLEISMDVVEFTVNKAKKYGKKVGLYASPAQRLSEELVENLDFIIVKSNELHILFGEEQREEILKKYFNKVFVRDDINSTVYFDGTEMKYCRNEKDSTIYKMGMGDAFTVGFSIALCHNNDIEDCVKFGNEVSARVSTQKGSQTGLPRLSDFVL; encoded by the coding sequence ATGAATTTTTCATCAGATCATCCTCAGATAATTGTTGTAGGCAGCTCTTCTATAGATCTTGTACTGGAAACCGAAAAAGTTCCGGGAAAAAACGAAACCGTTATTGCTACTCATTCTGAAAGCTTTTTTGGCGGAAAAGGCGCCAATCAGGCTGTTGGAACGGCAAGGCTTGGCGCAAGCGTGTATTTTGTTGGTTGTGTAGGGCAGGATCCCGTTGGACAACAGATCATGAGAAATATGATCAGTGAAAATGTAAATGTAGATTTCGTTTTTGAGACTGATCAGGATGCAAGCGGAACAGCTTATGTTACAGCGTCCCATGGAAATTCTGCTATTGTTGTGGTACCTGCTGCCAATAATTATTTAAATACGAAACATGTAGAATCTGCAGACCGGTATTTTCAGACAGCGGATCTAATCCTTCTTCAGCTTGAAATTTCTATGGATGTTGTGGAATTTACCGTTAATAAAGCTAAAAAATACGGCAAAAAAGTAGGATTATACGCCTCTCCGGCTCAAAGACTTTCTGAAGAATTGGTTGAAAACCTTGATTTTATTATCGTCAAAAGTAATGAATTACATATTCTTTTCGGAGAAGAACAGAGAGAGGAAATCCTAAAAAAATATTTCAATAAAGTTTTTGTAAGAGATGATATCAACTCTACCGTTTATTTCGATGGAACAGAGATGAAATACTGCAGGAATGAGAAAGATAGTACAATTTACAAAATGGGAATGGGAGACGCCTTTACCGTAGGATTTTCTATTGCATTATGTCATAATAATGATATTGAAGATTGTGTAAAATTCGGAAATGAAGTTTCTGCAAGGGTTTCTACGCAAAAAGGTTCACAAACCGGACTTCCCAGATTGTCAGATTTCGTTTTATAA
- a CDS encoding HD domain-containing protein, with amino-acid sequence MNKLIENTVEFVKEKLKGAEAGHDWYHIERVWKLSKKIAETEDCDLEVVELAALLHDIADPKFHNGDETVALKVSREFLENQQTSENVIEKVLFIIKNISFKNRAEAPENLPVELKIVQDADRIDAIGAIGVARTFNFGGFKNNLMYDPEIKPKLNMSKDEYKKSNGTTINHFYEKLLLLKDLMNTRKGKEIAAERHRFMLQFLDQFYKEWNVS; translated from the coding sequence ATGAATAAACTGATTGAAAACACGGTAGAATTTGTAAAAGAAAAACTGAAAGGTGCTGAAGCTGGCCATGATTGGTATCATATTGAAAGAGTCTGGAAACTTTCAAAAAAAATTGCTGAAACAGAAGACTGCGATCTGGAAGTTGTTGAGCTGGCAGCCTTGCTTCATGATATTGCCGATCCTAAATTTCATAACGGTGATGAGACCGTGGCTCTAAAAGTTTCACGTGAATTTCTGGAAAATCAGCAGACATCAGAAAATGTTATTGAGAAAGTTTTGTTTATTATTAAAAATATTTCATTTAAAAACCGGGCAGAAGCTCCTGAAAATCTCCCTGTTGAACTCAAAATTGTGCAGGATGCAGACAGAATTGACGCCATAGGAGCCATAGGAGTTGCCAGAACCTTTAATTTCGGAGGCTTTAAAAACAATCTGATGTATGATCCGGAAATCAAACCTAAGCTGAACATGTCGAAAGATGAATATAAAAAATCCAACGGTACCACCATCAATCATTTCTATGAAAAATTATTACTGCTGAAAGATCTTATGAATACCCGGAAAGGAAAAGAAATTGCAGCAGAAAGACATCGCTTCATGCTGCAATTTCTTGATCAGTTTTATAAAGAGTGGAATGTCTCTTAG
- a CDS encoding alpha/beta hydrolase family protein, which yields MEKLLITTQDQAIITAHLFLPVNSNRKLLAINSATGVKQQVYFSFARYLAENGFTVIAYDYRGIGLSKPRNIKNFKASMRIWGSEDFKAITEYIKLNFKDYKKYCLGHSVGALILGMNKNSDIFEEFVFVGTQNAFVGNLKFRTKIEAYLGFGIVQPLTTALLGYFPAQWFGLGESLPKNCAYDWRTLILNRKSTNRLLEKTDDYSKMLTQKVLVIRAEDDVWLTEEGVRSLLNDTYPNLKPTYRLLKTSESEKGEIGHVNFFRSYNSKLWNIILNELI from the coding sequence ATGGAGAAGTTACTTATTACAACACAGGACCAGGCTATTATTACGGCTCATTTATTTTTACCGGTGAATAGTAATCGCAAGCTATTGGCTATTAATTCCGCAACTGGAGTGAAACAGCAGGTATACTTTTCTTTTGCCCGCTATCTGGCTGAAAACGGATTCACCGTAATTGCATATGATTACCGTGGAATTGGTCTTTCAAAACCCCGGAATATAAAGAATTTTAAGGCTTCGATGCGAATCTGGGGATCCGAGGATTTTAAAGCAATCACTGAATATATAAAGCTTAATTTTAAAGATTATAAAAAATATTGTCTTGGGCATTCTGTGGGAGCATTAATTTTAGGAATGAATAAAAATTCGGATATTTTTGAGGAATTTGTTTTTGTCGGAACGCAAAATGCTTTTGTTGGAAATTTAAAATTCAGGACAAAAATTGAAGCTTATTTAGGATTCGGGATTGTGCAGCCATTAACAACAGCTTTATTAGGATATTTCCCCGCACAATGGTTTGGATTGGGAGAAAGTCTTCCGAAAAATTGCGCATATGACTGGAGAACCTTAATTTTAAACAGGAAATCGACCAATAGATTATTGGAGAAAACTGATGACTATTCTAAAATGTTAACACAAAAAGTATTGGTAATCAGGGCTGAAGATGATGTGTGGCTCACTGAAGAAGGTGTGAGAAGCCTTCTGAATGATACCTATCCTAATCTGAAGCCTACCTACAGACTGTTAAAAACTTCAGAGTCTGAAAAAGGTGAAATAGGACACGTTAACTTTTTCAGAAGTTATAACAGCAAACTCTGGAATATTATTTTAAATGAATTGATATAA
- a CDS encoding DUF1573 domain-containing protein gives MKKLIAGIALFGTFALASAQTITFDKTTFDYGTIKPSSDGTRFFTVTNTGDKPLILSNVKASCGCTTPEFSQDPIMPGKSAKIKVGYNTAINGGFNKMIEVFSNDPANSRSVIYIKGNVDPNAPDPKPLTPAELKAKAKEEKKAAKLAKKAAAAK, from the coding sequence ATGAAAAAATTAATCGCAGGAATTGCTTTATTCGGAACATTCGCATTGGCATCTGCACAAACGATCACGTTTGATAAAACAACTTTTGATTACGGTACAATCAAACCAAGTTCAGACGGTACAAGATTTTTTACAGTAACCAATACAGGTGACAAGCCTCTTATTCTTTCAAATGTAAAAGCATCTTGTGGATGTACAACCCCTGAATTCAGCCAGGATCCTATCATGCCGGGAAAATCTGCTAAAATCAAAGTTGGGTATAATACTGCCATCAACGGTGGGTTCAACAAAATGATTGAAGTATTTTCCAATGATCCTGCAAACAGCAGAAGCGTAATCTACATCAAAGGAAACGTTGATCCGAACGCTCCGGATCCAAAACCTTTAACTCCTGCTGAATTGAAAGCTAAAGCTAAAGAAGAGAAAAAAGCTGCAAAACTAGCTAAAAAAGCTGCTGCTGCAAAGTAA
- a CDS encoding PorT family protein — protein sequence MNVRPGINFYSPLKTEGILGAGEFASRTNFRLGLEAEIILPFNKNKWAILLEPTYSLYSNENLSISSDNNLYTISIKPYSFINIPVGIRYYLFLNDQSKLFVNASVNVLNIRMGQAKSVDLSYNNQTFDRADLASTLASKSFSFGLGYVYKNKFSIEARYNSQYNIIANSSPTREVNLSYTSLILGYNIF from the coding sequence TTGAATGTAAGACCTGGAATTAATTTTTATTCCCCGTTGAAAACGGAAGGAATACTTGGAGCAGGAGAATTTGCATCTAGAACTAATTTCAGATTAGGATTAGAAGCCGAAATTATATTGCCTTTCAATAAAAATAAATGGGCTATATTATTAGAGCCAACCTATTCGCTTTATTCAAATGAAAACCTAAGTATTTCTTCAGATAATAATCTATATACGATAAGCATAAAACCCTATTCTTTTATCAATATTCCTGTCGGAATCAGATATTATCTTTTTTTAAATGATCAATCGAAATTGTTTGTCAATGCCAGTGTCAATGTACTTAATATAAGAATGGGACAGGCAAAAAGTGTGGATTTGAGTTACAATAATCAGACTTTTGACAGAGCAGATTTAGCCTCCACTCTTGCCTCTAAAAGTTTTTCTTTTGGATTAGGATATGTTTATAAAAATAAATTTAGTATTGAAGCAAGATATAACAGCCAATATAATATAATTGCCAACTCGTCGCCTACCAGAGAGGTAAATCTTAGCTATACATCACTTATTCTGGGATATAACATATTCTAA
- a CDS encoding valine--tRNA ligase, which translates to MQISEKYNPQETEQKWYNYWLENKYFHSEPNDKPPYTVVIPPPNVTGILHMGHMLNNTIQDVLVRRARMQGFNACWVPGTDHASIATEAKVVAKLKSEGVNKSEITREEFLKHAWEWTDKYGGTILEQLKKLGCSCDWDRTRFTMEPKLSQQVIKSFVDLYNKGLIYRGYRMVNWDPEAKTNISDEEVIFKEQNGKLYFLKYAIEGSEEFLSVATTRPETIFGDTAVCINPNDERYAHLKGKKVIVPIVNRVIPIIEDEYVDIEFGTGALKITPAHDVNDYELGQKHNLQMIDALDDDGNLNDYGLHYAGKNRFEVRKQIAKELEEKDLLLKAEDYVNKVGTSERTGAVIEPKVSVQWFLKMSEIAKPALDVVMDDEVKFYPEKFKNTYKHWMENIRDWNISRQLWWGQQIPAYYYGDGENDFVVAETIEEALALAKEKTQNAELEIQNLKQDEDALDTWFSSWLWPMSVFDGLLDPENKDINYYYPTSDLVTGPDIIFFWVARMIMAGLEYRKEVPFKNVYFTGIVRDKQRRKMSKSLGNSPDPLELMDKYGADGVRVGILLSSAAGNDLLFDEDLMLQGRNFMTKIWNAFRLINMWNHENKPANSTETQTIEWFENKLNKTIAEINDQFEKFRISDALHLIYKLIWDDFCGWYLEAIKPNYGEGISKEVYSQTIHFFEELMKLLHPFMPFLTEELWQTISERSIEDALIVAQQKKAGSFNENIIKNFETASEIISGVRNYRQTKGISPRETAEIYTNASEFANEAVIKKLANVSEIHFGTKTDKPSFTFLVGATEISIPLSENLDLGEEKAKTEEELKYLKGFLISVDKKLSNEKFVANAKPEVVEVERKKQKDALDKIAILEEKLKSL; encoded by the coding sequence ATGCAGATTTCAGAAAAGTACAATCCACAGGAGACAGAACAAAAGTGGTACAATTACTGGTTGGAAAATAAATATTTCCATTCAGAACCGAATGATAAGCCGCCTTACACTGTTGTGATCCCTCCGCCAAACGTGACGGGGATTTTGCACATGGGGCATATGCTGAACAATACCATTCAGGATGTTCTGGTCCGCCGTGCAAGAATGCAGGGGTTCAATGCCTGTTGGGTTCCGGGAACAGATCATGCTTCCATTGCTACGGAAGCGAAGGTGGTTGCTAAACTGAAGTCTGAAGGAGTCAATAAATCCGAGATTACAAGAGAAGAGTTTTTAAAACACGCCTGGGAATGGACTGATAAATACGGGGGAACAATCCTTGAACAGCTTAAGAAATTGGGATGTTCTTGCGATTGGGACAGAACGCGGTTCACCATGGAACCGAAACTTTCTCAGCAGGTTATTAAATCTTTTGTTGATTTATATAATAAAGGCCTCATCTATCGTGGTTACAGAATGGTAAACTGGGACCCGGAAGCAAAAACCAATATTTCCGACGAAGAAGTAATTTTTAAAGAACAAAACGGAAAATTATATTTCCTGAAATATGCCATAGAGGGATCAGAAGAATTTCTTTCCGTTGCAACCACACGTCCTGAAACTATTTTCGGGGATACTGCGGTTTGTATCAATCCTAATGATGAAAGATATGCTCATTTAAAAGGTAAAAAAGTAATTGTTCCGATTGTAAACAGAGTAATTCCGATTATTGAAGATGAGTATGTAGATATCGAATTCGGAACAGGAGCTTTAAAAATTACACCTGCTCACGATGTTAATGACTATGAGCTTGGGCAAAAGCACAATCTTCAAATGATTGATGCGCTGGATGATGATGGAAATCTTAATGATTACGGACTGCATTACGCCGGAAAAAACAGATTTGAGGTAAGAAAGCAGATTGCGAAAGAATTAGAAGAAAAAGATCTTTTGCTGAAAGCTGAAGATTACGTAAATAAGGTAGGAACGTCTGAAAGAACAGGTGCGGTTATCGAGCCTAAAGTTTCTGTGCAATGGTTTCTGAAGATGTCTGAAATTGCAAAACCGGCTTTGGATGTGGTGATGGATGATGAGGTTAAATTTTATCCTGAAAAGTTTAAAAATACCTACAAACACTGGATGGAAAACATCCGCGACTGGAATATTTCCCGACAGCTTTGGTGGGGACAGCAGATTCCGGCTTATTATTACGGCGATGGCGAAAATGACTTCGTAGTTGCAGAGACTATCGAAGAAGCTTTGGCTTTAGCTAAAGAAAAAACTCAAAACGCAGAACTCGAGATCCAAAACTTAAAACAGGATGAAGATGCTCTTGATACCTGGTTCTCATCATGGTTGTGGCCGATGTCGGTTTTCGACGGATTGCTGGATCCTGAAAATAAGGACATCAATTATTATTATCCTACTTCAGATTTGGTAACAGGTCCGGATATTATTTTCTTCTGGGTGGCCAGAATGATCATGGCCGGATTGGAATACAGAAAAGAAGTTCCGTTTAAAAATGTTTATTTCACAGGAATTGTAAGAGATAAGCAGAGACGAAAGATGTCTAAATCTTTAGGAAATTCACCGGATCCGCTGGAACTCATGGACAAATACGGAGCAGACGGAGTTCGTGTAGGAATTTTATTGAGTTCAGCAGCCGGAAATGATCTTCTTTTTGATGAAGATTTAATGCTTCAGGGAAGAAATTTTATGACGAAAATCTGGAATGCCTTCCGTCTGATCAATATGTGGAATCATGAGAATAAACCGGCCAACTCAACAGAAACTCAGACCATCGAGTGGTTTGAAAATAAATTAAATAAAACCATCGCTGAAATTAATGATCAATTTGAAAAATTCAGAATTTCTGATGCTTTACATTTGATTTATAAACTGATCTGGGACGATTTCTGCGGCTGGTATCTTGAAGCAATTAAACCGAATTACGGAGAAGGAATTTCAAAAGAAGTTTATAGCCAGACCATTCATTTCTTTGAAGAATTAATGAAATTACTGCATCCGTTTATGCCTTTCTTAACTGAAGAATTATGGCAAACCATTTCAGAAAGAAGTATTGAAGATGCATTAATTGTTGCTCAACAGAAAAAAGCAGGGTCATTTAATGAAAATATTATTAAAAACTTCGAAACGGCATCTGAAATTATTTCCGGAGTAAGAAATTACCGCCAGACCAAAGGTATCTCACCAAGAGAAACAGCGGAAATTTATACCAATGCTTCAGAATTTGCAAACGAAGCCGTTATTAAGAAATTAGCCAATGTTTCAGAGATTCATTTCGGAACAAAAACAGATAAACCGAGTTTCACATTTCTGGTTGGTGCAACGGAAATTTCAATTCCTTTAAGTGAAAACTTAGATTTAGGAGAAGAAAAAGCAAAAACAGAAGAAGAACTGAAATATCTGAAAGGATTCCTGATTTCTGTAGATAAAAAGCTTTCCAACGAAAAGTTTGTAGCCAATGCAAAACCGGAAGTCGTAGAAGTTGAGCGCAAAAAACAAAAAGATGCACTCGATAAGATTGCAATTTTAGAAGAAAAGCTGAAAAGTTTATAA
- a CDS encoding ribonucleoside-diphosphate reductase subunit alpha — MEEQSTNIWWLNEESEQMLNRGYLLKGETVEGAIDRITTAAAKRLYKPELQPAFKEMITKGWISFSSPVWANMGTQRGLPISCFNVHIPDSIEGITHKMGEVIMQTKIGGGTSGYFGELRNRGTAVTDNGKSSGAVSFMKLFDTAMDVVSQGGVRRGAFAAYLDVDHGDIEEFLSIKDIGSPIQNLFTGICVPDYWMQDMIDGDMEKRKVWARVLESRQQKGLPYIFFTDNVNRNKPQVYKDLGLTVNASNLCSEIMLPSTMEESFICCLSSMNLELYDEWKDTDAVKLAIYFLDAVLSEFIDKTEGNYYLQGARNFAMRHRALGLGVLGYHSYLQKNMIPFESFEATQFNARAFRRIKEQAEQASRELANIYGEPELLKGYGLRNTTTMAIAPTTSSSAILGQTSPGIEPFASNYFKAGLAKGNFMRKNKYLAKLLAEKGLDNEETWRTIMLNHGSVQHLKELTDEEKAVFKTFKEISPMEIISQAAQRQQYIDQAQSLNLQIPSTMPVKDVNYLYIEAWKKGVKTLYYQRSSSVSKEMMVNFVTCTACEA, encoded by the coding sequence ATGGAAGAACAAAGTACAAATATATGGTGGCTCAATGAAGAGTCCGAGCAGATGCTCAACAGAGGCTATTTGCTGAAAGGGGAAACAGTAGAAGGTGCTATCGACAGAATTACCACGGCAGCAGCAAAGAGACTGTATAAGCCGGAGCTTCAACCTGCATTTAAGGAAATGATCACCAAAGGATGGATCAGTTTTTCTTCACCGGTATGGGCCAATATGGGAACCCAGAGAGGTCTTCCTATTTCCTGCTTTAACGTTCACATTCCGGACAGCATTGAAGGAATTACCCACAAAATGGGTGAAGTCATCATGCAGACCAAAATCGGTGGCGGAACATCAGGATATTTCGGGGAACTGCGTAACAGAGGAACGGCAGTAACCGATAACGGAAAATCTTCAGGAGCCGTTTCTTTCATGAAACTTTTTGATACGGCAATGGATGTGGTATCTCAGGGTGGAGTGAGAAGAGGTGCTTTTGCAGCTTATCTGGATGTTGACCACGGAGATATTGAAGAATTTTTATCGATTAAAGATATCGGAAGTCCTATCCAGAACCTGTTTACAGGCATCTGTGTGCCGGATTACTGGATGCAGGACATGATCGACGGTGATATGGAAAAGCGTAAAGTATGGGCAAGAGTATTGGAAAGCCGTCAGCAAAAAGGACTTCCTTATATTTTCTTTACCGACAACGTGAACAGAAATAAACCGCAAGTATATAAAGACTTAGGATTAACAGTAAACGCCAGTAACCTTTGTTCGGAAATCATGCTTCCTTCAACCATGGAAGAATCTTTCATCTGCTGTTTATCTTCCATGAACCTTGAATTGTACGATGAGTGGAAAGACACTGATGCGGTAAAGCTGGCTATCTATTTCTTAGATGCTGTTTTATCTGAATTCATTGACAAAACGGAAGGGAACTATTATCTTCAGGGAGCAAGAAATTTTGCCATGAGACACAGAGCGTTGGGATTAGGTGTTTTAGGTTATCACTCTTATCTTCAGAAAAATATGATTCCTTTTGAAAGCTTTGAAGCAACGCAGTTCAATGCAAGAGCATTCAGAAGAATTAAGGAACAGGCAGAGCAGGCTTCGAGAGAACTGGCAAACATCTATGGAGAACCTGAATTACTGAAGGGTTATGGGTTAAGAAATACCACGACAATGGCGATTGCGCCTACGACTTCAAGTTCTGCGATCCTCGGACAGACTTCTCCGGGAATCGAGCCGTTTGCATCCAATTATTTTAAAGCGGGTCTTGCGAAAGGAAACTTTATGCGTAAAAATAAATACCTTGCCAAATTATTGGCTGAAAAAGGCCTTGATAATGAGGAAACTTGGAGAACTATTATGTTAAATCATGGTTCTGTACAACATTTGAAGGAGCTGACCGATGAAGAGAAGGCAGTATTTAAAACGTTTAAAGAAATCTCCCCGATGGAGATTATTTCTCAGGCAGCCCAAAGACAGCAATATATTGATCAGGCACAGTCCCTGAATCTTCAGATACCTTCTACAATGCCGGTGAAAGATGTTAACTATTTATACATTGAAGCCTGGAAAAAAGGAGTAAAAACTCTTTATTATCAAAGAAGTTCTTCTGTTTCTAAAGAAATGATGGTAAACTTTGTTACCTGCACCGCTTGTGAAGCATAA
- a CDS encoding toll/interleukin-1 receptor domain-containing protein, whose translation MARCTAPIHGHRSASAAENCPACSSRYSRSYYSPNYYSPSYPTSSGGSGNTLSNSNGSKSRNKKASWSSISSTILYTPEEIKTLTPVRENVEKRSNLPDLRDIFLCHAWDDRKGSAKELHDLLESKGVSVWFSEKDVLLGSPLMREIDRGLAKSKVGIVLVTPSFLERINNAGIADKELSALLARDLLIPIVHNTTYDNLRDVSPLLGSRSGLSTAEETMAEIAAKLAELVTPEETLIEA comes from the coding sequence ATGGCAAGATGTACAGCACCAATTCATGGTCATCGTTCAGCAAGTGCAGCAGAAAACTGTCCTGCATGTAGCAGTCGTTATAGTCGTAGTTATTACTCTCCTAATTATTATTCTCCTTCATACCCTACTTCTTCAGGTGGTTCAGGTAATACCCTTTCTAATAGTAATGGAAGTAAATCAAGAAATAAAAAAGCTAGTTGGTCTTCAATCAGTTCAACTATATTATATACACCAGAAGAGATAAAAACTCTTACACCAGTTCGTGAAAATGTTGAAAAACGATCTAATTTACCAGACTTGCGTGATATTTTTCTTTGTCATGCTTGGGATGATCGTAAAGGTTCAGCTAAGGAATTGCACGATTTATTAGAATCAAAAGGTGTCTCTGTTTGGTTTAGTGAAAAAGATGTTTTGTTAGGTTCACCATTAATGCGTGAAATTGACCGAGGTTTAGCAAAATCTAAAGTAGGCATAGTGTTAGTTACGCCATCATTTCTTGAACGTATTAATAATGCAGGAATAGCGGATAAGGAGCTATCTGCTTTATTAGCTCGTGATTTGCTAATTCCTATTGTTCACAATACAACTTATGACAACTTACGTGATGTTAGTCCTCTGCTTGGCTCAAGAAGCGGTTTAAGTACTGCTGAAGAGACAATGGCAGAGATTGCTGCTAAGTTAGCAGAATTAGTAACTCCAGAGGAAACATTAATTGAAGCATAA
- a CDS encoding DUF72 domain-containing protein: MKFGQVEDPSKIDFTLPKDHPKTKKILSHNKKGLENISIGCAKWNKTDLKGFYPKGTKDELTYYSTQFNSIELNATFYGMPTPEQVHTWKEKTPKDFKFFPKITNTVSHFRRLIDVTEPVTQFATSVMQFDEKLGMVFLQLHDNFKPKDYDRLEKFVKDWPKEVPLAIELRNTEWFTNEEILDTTCELFEEHNITNIIVDTAGRRDMLHMRLTTPTAFIRYVGANAESDYERLDDWLDHLTKWKKEGLQNLYFFVHQNIEKASPLLSAYLIKKMNEEWKTDFHIPKMATESTGTLF; this comes from the coding sequence ATGAAATTCGGACAAGTAGAAGATCCTTCAAAAATAGATTTTACATTACCTAAAGATCATCCCAAAACAAAGAAAATTTTAAGCCATAACAAAAAAGGCCTGGAAAATATTTCCATAGGATGTGCAAAATGGAATAAAACCGACCTGAAAGGATTTTATCCGAAGGGAACGAAAGACGAACTTACCTATTATTCAACCCAGTTCAACTCTATTGAGCTGAACGCCACATTTTATGGGATGCCTACTCCGGAGCAGGTACACACCTGGAAAGAAAAAACCCCCAAAGACTTTAAATTCTTCCCTAAAATTACCAATACTGTTTCTCACTTCAGAAGATTGATAGATGTGACAGAACCTGTTACCCAATTTGCAACCTCAGTGATGCAGTTTGATGAAAAATTAGGGATGGTGTTTCTTCAGCTTCATGATAATTTTAAGCCTAAAGATTATGACAGACTGGAAAAATTCGTGAAAGACTGGCCTAAAGAAGTACCGCTAGCCATTGAATTAAGAAATACAGAGTGGTTTACCAACGAAGAAATCCTGGATACAACCTGTGAGCTTTTTGAAGAGCACAATATCACCAATATTATTGTAGACACTGCCGGAAGACGCGATATGCTTCACATGCGGCTTACGACACCTACAGCTTTCATCCGCTACGTTGGTGCTAATGCAGAAAGCGATTATGAACGTCTTGATGACTGGCTGGATCATCTTACAAAATGGAAGAAAGAAGGCCTGCAGAATCTTTACTTTTTTGTGCACCAGAATATCGAAAAAGCTTCTCCTCTTCTATCTGCTTATTTGATAAAAAAAATGAATGAGGAGTGGAAAACAGACTTTCACATCCCTAAAATGGCAACCGAAAGTACCGGAACCTTGTTTTAA
- a CDS encoding DUF4241 domain-containing protein: MTHIENIKKLFSKNFVESPLLESFEVGKIYLSSGHLVACDPLITNDMKSFTTVFPKGDFSVLLHKERESNCVAYAEIIFSQEAITEWNLATTEGQNMKDLSEGEVFGYPVESGMGCFMDADTQTGLNELEQRLYRSKGADFMGIYEEFFHEYFFDEKGAIDQFAFLKPKEDHPGTIFAFETGYGEGFYASYIAYDKNRMPVKIVTEFIEIS; the protein is encoded by the coding sequence ATGACACACATAGAAAACATAAAAAAGTTATTTTCCAAAAACTTTGTGGAAAGTCCATTGCTGGAAAGCTTTGAAGTTGGAAAAATATACCTTTCAAGCGGTCATCTTGTTGCTTGTGATCCTTTGATTACAAACGATATGAAATCCTTCACAACAGTATTTCCGAAAGGAGATTTTTCCGTTTTGCTGCATAAGGAAAGAGAAAGTAATTGCGTAGCATATGCCGAAATCATTTTCAGTCAGGAAGCTATTACCGAATGGAATCTCGCTACCACAGAAGGCCAGAATATGAAAGATCTGTCGGAAGGTGAAGTTTTCGGTTATCCTGTAGAAAGCGGTATGGGATGCTTTATGGATGCTGATACACAGACTGGGCTCAACGAGCTGGAACAAAGGTTGTATCGCAGTAAAGGTGCAGACTTTATGGGGATTTACGAAGAGTTTTTCCATGAATATTTCTTTGATGAAAAAGGAGCAATCGATCAGTTTGCATTTTTAAAACCTAAGGAAGATCATCCTGGAACTATTTTTGCCTTTGAAACAGGATATGGTGAAGGATTTTATGCCAGCTATATTGCTTACGATAAAAACCGGATGCCTGTAAAAATCGTAACTGAATTTATAGAAATTAGTTGA